The following proteins are co-located in the Vicugna pacos chromosome 3, VicPac4, whole genome shotgun sequence genome:
- the SPZ1 gene encoding spermatogenic leucine zipper protein 1 isoform X1, which yields MEGPTPSKTLKPPDVNEESLDPRIIIALFKTGSLPPASCDSPPSLKTSDHEATEQRIAKKFENLLKELKDIVKNMTSYEEKTTETKESFEENNISEDVSELKEKIRGLDKMNEVLLKKLVGSLDLEKEQNTKKQEMMLENQNSNDTIQGFARDLVNCSEVKTALHETQLSKEKANNGFPHVQEENTTLRNNMEQLLQEAEHWSVQQTELNELIKSYQKSQKDMKTREHNGAHSQTQPNNEMSAKHELEEQVRELKQDTYSMQLIAALLENECQILEQRVELLKELHNQKERPLQEKPIQTNHKPKKKEQKLSEAEKVRIQQQNMQEMEGTYQEGGQFYRSLDACHKKKARNNQFNIHVARRALIGKKRPANSLS from the coding sequence ATGGAAGGGCCCACCCCCTCCAAAACGCTTAAGCCTCCTGATGTCAATGAAGAGTCTTTGGACCCTAGGATTATCATTGCCTTATTTAAAACTGGATCCCTTCCCCCTGCCTCCTGTGATTCTCCTCCTTCCCTAAAAACTAGTGACCATGAAGCAACTGAACAACGGATTGCAAAGAAGTTTGAAAATCTCTTAAAAGAACTTAAAGATATTGTTAAAAATATGACAAGTTATGAAGAGAAGACCACAGAAACAAAAGAATCTTTTGAGGAAAACAACATCTCTGAGGATGTGTCAGAACTTAAAGAAAAAATCAGAGGACTTgataaaatgaatgaagtacTCTTGAAAAAACTGGTTGGTAGTTTGGAcctagaaaaagaacagaatacaaagaaacaggagatGATGTTGGAAAACCAGAACTCCAACGACACAATACAAGGTTTTGCAAGGGATTTGGTAAATTGTTCAGAAGTAAAAACAGCCCTTCATGAAACTCAGCTAAGTAAGGAAAAAGCAAATAATGGATTCCCTCACGTTCAAGAAGAAAATACCACACTGAGGAACAACATGGAGCAGTTACTACAGGAAGCAGAACACTGGAGTGTGCAACAGACTGAGCTTAATGAACTAATAAAATCCTATCAGAAGTCTCAGAAAGACATGAAAACTCGTGAACATAATGGAGCCCATTCCCAAACTCAACCAAATAACGAGATGTCAGCTAAGCATGAGCTGGAAGAACAAGTGAGGGAACTGAAACAAGACACATATTCAATGCAGTTGATTGCAGCTTTGCTGGAGAATGAATGCCAAATCTTGGAGCAGAGAGTAGAGCTTCTCAAGGAACTccataatcagaaagagagaCCTCTACAGGAGAAGCCAATCCAGACAAACCACAAGccgaaaaaaaaagaacagaagttaTCAGAGGCAGAGAAGGTCAGAATACAACAGCAAAACATGCAAGAAATGGAAGGTACATATCAAGAAGGAGGTCAATTCTATAGAAGCCTGGATGCTTGTCATAAAAAGAAAGCTCGTAATAACCAGTTCAATATTCATGTTGCAAGAAGAGCTCTTATAGGAAAAAAGAGGCCAGCCAACAGCCTAAGTTAG
- the SPZ1 gene encoding spermatogenic leucine zipper protein 1 isoform X2, with translation MEGPTPSKTLKPPDVNEESLDPRIIIALFKTGSLPPASCDSPPSLKTSDHEATEQRIAKKFENLLKELKDIVKNMTSYEEKTTETKESFEENNISEDVSELKEKIRGLDKMNEVLLKKLVGSLDLEKEQNTKKQEMMLENQNSNDTIQGFARDLVNCSEVKTALHETQLSKEKANNGFPHVQEENTTLRNNMEQLLQEAEHWSVQQTELNELIKSYQKSQKDMKTREHNGAHSQTQPNNEMSAKHELEEQVRELKQDTYSMQLIAALLENECQILEQRVELLKELHNQKERPLQEKPIQTNHKPKKKEQKLSEAEKVRIQQQNMQEMEEVAEEGP, from the exons ATGGAAGGGCCCACCCCCTCCAAAACGCTTAAGCCTCCTGATGTCAATGAAGAGTCTTTGGACCCTAGGATTATCATTGCCTTATTTAAAACTGGATCCCTTCCCCCTGCCTCCTGTGATTCTCCTCCTTCCCTAAAAACTAGTGACCATGAAGCAACTGAACAACGGATTGCAAAGAAGTTTGAAAATCTCTTAAAAGAACTTAAAGATATTGTTAAAAATATGACAAGTTATGAAGAGAAGACCACAGAAACAAAAGAATCTTTTGAGGAAAACAACATCTCTGAGGATGTGTCAGAACTTAAAGAAAAAATCAGAGGACTTgataaaatgaatgaagtacTCTTGAAAAAACTGGTTGGTAGTTTGGAcctagaaaaagaacagaatacaaagaaacaggagatGATGTTGGAAAACCAGAACTCCAACGACACAATACAAGGTTTTGCAAGGGATTTGGTAAATTGTTCAGAAGTAAAAACAGCCCTTCATGAAACTCAGCTAAGTAAGGAAAAAGCAAATAATGGATTCCCTCACGTTCAAGAAGAAAATACCACACTGAGGAACAACATGGAGCAGTTACTACAGGAAGCAGAACACTGGAGTGTGCAACAGACTGAGCTTAATGAACTAATAAAATCCTATCAGAAGTCTCAGAAAGACATGAAAACTCGTGAACATAATGGAGCCCATTCCCAAACTCAACCAAATAACGAGATGTCAGCTAAGCATGAGCTGGAAGAACAAGTGAGGGAACTGAAACAAGACACATATTCAATGCAGTTGATTGCAGCTTTGCTGGAGAATGAATGCCAAATCTTGGAGCAGAGAGTAGAGCTTCTCAAGGAACTccataatcagaaagagagaCCTCTACAGGAGAAGCCAATCCAGACAAACCACAAGccgaaaaaaaaagaacagaagttaTCAGAGGCAGAGAAGGTCAGAATACAACAGCAAAACATGCAAGAAATGGAAG AGGTGGCAGAGGAGGGACCCTGA